A stretch of Methylogaea oryzae DNA encodes these proteins:
- a CDS encoding F0F1 ATP synthase subunit A, with protein MAANELGSQVLFSVGPLHVTVTVVTTWAVMAALTLAAWLLTRNLRIGPGDRQTAVEGVVVAIEEAIRAVAPDHAERIQPFVATLWIYLAVANLVGLIPEASSPNRDISATAALAILVFLSVHWFGIRALGLRQYLKHYLSPSPILLPFHIIGEITRTIALAIRLFGNIMSLEIAAALVLLVAGFLAPIPILMLHIVEALVQAYIFGTLALIYLAGAMQSQHQSEESKE; from the coding sequence ATGGCCGCCAACGAACTCGGCTCCCAGGTACTGTTCAGCGTCGGGCCGCTGCACGTCACCGTCACGGTGGTGACAACCTGGGCGGTCATGGCGGCGCTGACCCTGGCCGCCTGGCTGCTGACGCGCAATCTGCGCATCGGTCCCGGCGACCGCCAGACGGCGGTGGAGGGCGTCGTGGTCGCCATCGAGGAGGCCATCCGCGCCGTGGCGCCCGACCACGCCGAGCGCATCCAGCCCTTCGTCGCCACCCTGTGGATTTACCTGGCGGTGGCGAACTTGGTGGGCCTGATTCCGGAAGCCTCCTCGCCCAACCGGGACATTTCCGCCACCGCCGCCCTGGCGATTTTGGTGTTCCTGTCGGTGCACTGGTTCGGCATCCGCGCCCTGGGGCTCAGGCAATACCTCAAGCATTACCTGTCGCCCAGCCCCATCCTGCTGCCGTTCCACATCATCGGCGAGATCACCCGCACCATCGCCCTGGCGATCCGCCTGTTCGGCAACATCATGAGCCTGGAAATCGCCGCCGCCCTGGTGCTGTTGGTGGCCGGCTTCCTGGCGCCCATCCCCATCCTCATGCTGCATATCGTCGAGGCGCTGGTGCAGGCGTATATTTTCGGCACATTGGCTTTGATCTATCTGGCCGGGGCCATGCAGTCGCAACATCAGAGCGAGGAATCCAAGGAGTAA
- the atpE gene encoding ATP synthase F0 subunit C codes for MPDLTQFVTVSTVAAIAGLAVGVMLPALAMGRAIAAALEALARQPEAERSIMRTLFIGLAMIESLAIYCLVIVLIVLFRNPLLEYLVK; via the coding sequence ATGCCCGACTTGACCCAATTCGTCACCGTTTCCACCGTGGCGGCCATCGCCGGCCTGGCCGTCGGCGTCATGCTGCCGGCGCTGGCCATGGGCCGCGCCATCGCCGCCGCCCTGGAAGCCCTGGCGCGCCAGCCGGAGGCGGAACGGTCCATCATGCGCACCCTGTTCATCGGCCTGGCCATGATCGAATCCCTGGCGATCTACTGCCTGGTGATCGTGCTCATCGTGCTGTTCCGCAATCCGCTGTTGGAATACCTCGTTAAATAA
- a CDS encoding F0F1 ATP synthase subunit delta: protein MELDWSTIALEIVNFLILVWLLKRLLYKPVQDIIAQRRAAIEATLREADDKQAQAQALRTQYENRLAEWDKEKQAARETLRQEIEAERQKQMAALKDALAAELEKTRSVEERQRAETLQRLEESAVAQGARFCAKLLERLTGPDLHGRLLELLVAELEQLPEKRRAELRNGWRGQAPTVEVVSAYTLSDGQCARLQQSLDQLAGAPCRLTHREDDTLLAGVRLSAPPWHLDVNLGDELQHFAEFTHDGH from the coding sequence ATGGAATTGGACTGGTCCACCATCGCCCTGGAAATCGTCAATTTCCTCATCCTGGTCTGGCTGCTCAAGCGCCTGCTGTACAAGCCGGTGCAGGACATCATCGCCCAGCGCCGCGCCGCCATCGAAGCGACCCTGCGGGAAGCCGACGACAAACAAGCGCAGGCCCAGGCGCTGCGAACCCAATACGAAAACCGCCTGGCCGAATGGGACAAGGAAAAGCAGGCGGCCCGCGAGACCTTGCGCCAGGAAATCGAAGCGGAGCGGCAGAAACAAATGGCCGCGTTGAAAGACGCGCTGGCGGCCGAGCTGGAAAAAACCCGCAGCGTGGAGGAACGCCAGCGCGCCGAAACCCTGCAACGGCTGGAGGAGTCCGCCGTGGCCCAGGGCGCCCGCTTCTGCGCGAAGCTGCTGGAGCGCCTCACCGGGCCGGACTTGCACGGTCGGCTGCTGGAGCTGCTAGTGGCCGAACTGGAGCAATTGCCGGAAAAACGCCGAGCCGAACTGCGCAACGGCTGGCGCGGACAGGCGCCCACGGTGGAGGTCGTCAGCGCCTACACCCTGTCCGACGGCCAGTGCGCTCGCTTGCAACAATCCCTGGATCAGTTGGCCGGCGCGCCCTGCCGCTTGACCCACCGGGAAGACGATACCCTGCTGGCCGGCGTGCGCTTGTCCGCCCCGCCCTGGCACCTGGACGTCAACCTGGGCGACGAGCTCCAGCACTTCGCCGAATTCACCCACGATGGCCACTGA
- a CDS encoding F0F1 ATP synthase subunit alpha, with translation MATERRAQGPLARQSAWLADYRLGLRVREVGRVVSVGDGIVRIAGLPSAAMDDLVSLDDGSRAMVFDLDKDLVGAVLLHETAALSAGTVASLSQRSLSIAVGDGLLGRTVDPLGLPLDGAPAPERLGRRRLENRSPPIVARDFVQRPLYTGIKAIDTLVPMGKGQRQLIVGDEGLGRSALALDTVIHQRGKSVWCVYVLIGQKRSTVVQTIDILRRFGALEYTTVVVAEASALPGLKHLAPFAGCAIAENWMEQGRDTLVVYDDLSAHARNYRELSLLLKRPPGREAYPGDIFSVHARLLERSTCLNAAHGGGSMTALPIVETQQGEIAAYVPTNLISITDGQIYLDRNLFAAGVRPAIDIGKSVSRIGGAAQDPAIKREAASMKLAYLQFLELETFTRFGARLEASMETAIKRGQVLREALKQDRLAPIPIECQMAWLVAFNEGWLDGAPLAEVAPLLLRLQQGACEAALKLSAPREAWRKAAAEWLGRDLAP, from the coding sequence ATGGCCACTGAACGGCGCGCCCAAGGTCCGCTGGCGCGCCAGTCGGCGTGGCTGGCGGACTACCGCCTCGGCCTGCGGGTGCGGGAAGTGGGGCGGGTGGTGTCGGTGGGCGACGGCATCGTCAGGATCGCCGGCCTGCCGTCCGCCGCCATGGACGACCTGGTGTCCCTGGACGACGGCAGCCGTGCCATGGTGTTCGACTTGGACAAAGACCTGGTAGGTGCGGTGCTGCTGCACGAAACCGCCGCGCTTTCGGCCGGCACGGTCGCCTCTCTCAGCCAGCGCAGCCTCAGCATCGCCGTGGGCGACGGCCTGCTGGGCAGGACGGTGGACCCGCTGGGCCTGCCCCTGGACGGCGCTCCCGCCCCGGAGCGCCTAGGCCGCCGCCGGCTGGAAAACCGTTCGCCGCCCATCGTCGCCCGCGATTTCGTGCAGCGCCCGCTGTACACCGGCATCAAGGCCATCGACACCCTGGTGCCCATGGGCAAGGGCCAGCGCCAGCTCATCGTCGGCGACGAAGGCCTGGGCCGCAGCGCCTTGGCCCTGGACACGGTGATCCACCAGCGCGGCAAGAGCGTGTGGTGCGTCTACGTGCTGATCGGCCAGAAGCGCTCGACGGTGGTGCAAACCATCGACATCCTGCGCCGCTTCGGCGCCCTGGAATACACCACCGTCGTCGTCGCCGAAGCCTCCGCCCTGCCCGGCCTCAAGCACTTGGCCCCCTTCGCCGGCTGCGCCATCGCCGAAAACTGGATGGAACAGGGCCGCGACACCCTGGTGGTGTACGACGACCTATCCGCCCACGCCCGCAATTACCGCGAGCTGTCCCTGCTGTTGAAAAGGCCGCCGGGGCGCGAAGCCTATCCCGGCGACATTTTTTCCGTGCACGCCCGCTTGCTGGAGCGCTCCACTTGCCTCAACGCCGCCCACGGCGGCGGCAGCATGACGGCGCTGCCCATCGTCGAAACCCAGCAGGGCGAAATCGCCGCCTACGTGCCCACCAACCTGATTTCCATCACCGACGGCCAGATCTATCTGGACCGCAACCTGTTCGCCGCCGGCGTCCGGCCGGCCATCGACATCGGCAAATCGGTGTCGCGCATCGGCGGCGCCGCCCAGGATCCGGCCATCAAGCGCGAGGCGGCCAGCATGAAGCTGGCCTATCTGCAATTTTTGGAGCTGGAAACCTTCACCCGCTTCGGCGCCCGGCTGGAAGCCTCCATGGAGACCGCCATCAAGCGCGGCCAGGTATTGCGGGAAGCCCTCAAACAGGACCGGCTGGCGCCGATCCCCATCGAATGCCAAATGGCTTGGCTGGTGGCCTTCAACGAAGGCTGGCTGGACGGCGCACCGCTGGCGGAAGTCGCCCCCCTGCTGCTGCGGCTGCAACAAGGCGCTTGCGAAGCCGCCCTCAAGCTATCGGCGCCGCGCGAGGCTTGGCGCAAAGCGGCGGCGGAGTGGCTGGGGCGCGACCTGGCGCCATGA
- a CDS encoding F0F1 ATP synthase subunit gamma, which yields MTHRHAIEQHMATLSEVRDIMAAMKNLALMEVRKLGRYHDNQCAMVQTLRKAAADFLGHYPLPPSAPPARRVYLLFGAERGFCGAFNESLRQAFDAAAGREGRCIAVGRRLYARMEGDPRLLAAIDGASVAEEATPVLEQLLAAVSDQQKNGPLALFALFHDQDAGQVANQTLLPPFADLAPTAPGSSHPPLLNLPAPQLLAELSESYLLAALYHIAYASLLAESQQRIRHLEAAVHRLEDRREELARRCRTLRQEEITEEIEVLLLNAMQR from the coding sequence ATGACCCACCGCCACGCCATCGAACAGCACATGGCCACCTTAAGCGAGGTGCGCGACATCATGGCGGCCATGAAAAACCTGGCGCTGATGGAAGTGCGCAAGCTGGGGCGCTACCACGACAACCAATGCGCCATGGTGCAAACCCTGCGCAAAGCCGCAGCCGATTTTCTCGGCCATTACCCCCTGCCGCCGTCGGCGCCGCCGGCGCGGCGGGTGTATCTGTTGTTCGGCGCAGAGCGGGGCTTTTGCGGCGCGTTCAACGAATCCTTGCGCCAGGCCTTCGATGCCGCCGCCGGCCGGGAAGGCCGCTGTATCGCGGTGGGCAGGCGGCTATACGCGCGGATGGAAGGCGACCCCCGCCTGCTGGCGGCCATCGACGGCGCCAGCGTCGCGGAAGAGGCGACGCCGGTGCTGGAACAGCTGTTGGCCGCCGTGAGCGACCAACAAAAGAACGGCCCCCTGGCTCTCTTCGCCCTGTTCCACGATCAGGACGCCGGCCAAGTCGCCAACCAGACCCTGCTGCCGCCTTTCGCCGATCTGGCGCCGACCGCTCCCGGCAGCAGCCATCCGCCCCTGCTGAATCTGCCCGCGCCGCAGCTGCTGGCCGAATTGAGCGAGTCCTATTTGCTCGCCGCCCTGTATCACATCGCTTACGCGTCCCTGCTGGCCGAAAGCCAACAACGGATACGGCACCTGGAAGCGGCGGTTCATCGCCTGGAAGACCGGCGGGAAGAACTGGCGCGGCGCTGCCGCACGCTGCGCCAGGAGGAAATCACCGAAGAAATCGAAGTGCTGCTGTTGAACGCCATGCAGCGCTAA
- the rpmB gene encoding 50S ribosomal protein L28 — protein sequence MSRVCQVTGKRPMTGNNVSHANNKTRRRFLPNLHEHRFWVASENRWVRLRVSNAGLRTIDKVGIESVLAGIRARGENV from the coding sequence ATGTCCAGAGTATGCCAGGTGACCGGCAAGCGTCCCATGACGGGCAACAACGTGTCCCACGCCAACAACAAGACCCGCCGCCGCTTCCTGCCCAATCTGCATGAGCACCGCTTCTGGGTGGCCAGCGAAAACCGCTGGGTACGTCTGCGCGTGAGCAACGCCGGACTGCGCACCATCGACAAGGTGGGTATCGAATCCGTGCTGGCCGGCATCCGTGCCCGCGGCGAAAACGTTTAA
- the rpmG gene encoding 50S ribosomal protein L33: protein MVSSAGTGHFYTTTKNKRTMPEKMEIKKYDPVVRQHVLYKEAKIK, encoded by the coding sequence TTGGTGTCCAGTGCAGGCACCGGTCACTTCTACACCACGACCAAAAACAAACGCACCATGCCGGAAAAGATGGAAATCAAGAAGTACGATCCGGTGGTTCGCCAGCACGTGTTGTACAAAGAAGCCAAAATCAAGTAG
- a CDS encoding DegQ family serine endoprotease: MRYTAFTGKRLTCFCLAAALALATPLANAAWPESVEGTPLPSLAPMLKRTTPAVVNISTKTEIEVAQHPLMRDPFFRHFFELPDQPLKRKSSSLGSGVIVNADKGYILTNNHVIDKADEISVTLHNGRQLAAKLIGGDPESDIAVIQVEASDLTALPLANSDQLSVGDFVVAIGNPFGLGQTVTSGIVSALGRSGLGIEGYEDFIQTDASINPGNSGGALVNLRGELIGINTAILAPTGGNVGIGFAIPVNMAAGIMDMLIKHGEVRRGLLGVSVQDITPDLAQAFGLQQTQGAVVTRVQPDSPAAKAGLEQGDVLLSINGKTAKNSMDVRNTVGMVQIGDKVEIEVLRRGDTLTRTATIAKPKKVSEDGGKIHPALAGTVLAPTQGNEGVEGVVVGKIHSASYAWQAGLRPGDVIVAANKRPVQSLDDLAAAAEKRSELLLNLQRGDNSFFVVLRSKR, encoded by the coding sequence ATGCGATACACAGCTTTTACCGGTAAACGCTTAACCTGTTTCTGCCTAGCGGCCGCCCTGGCCCTGGCCACGCCGTTGGCGAACGCGGCATGGCCGGAAAGCGTGGAAGGCACGCCGCTGCCCAGCCTGGCGCCGATGCTGAAGCGCACCACGCCGGCGGTGGTCAACATTTCCACCAAAACGGAAATCGAAGTGGCCCAGCATCCCTTGATGCGCGACCCGTTCTTCCGCCACTTCTTCGAGCTGCCCGACCAGCCCCTCAAGCGCAAAAGCTCCAGCCTGGGCTCCGGCGTCATCGTCAACGCGGACAAGGGCTACATCCTCACCAACAACCACGTCATCGACAAAGCCGACGAAATCTCCGTCACCCTGCACAACGGCCGGCAACTGGCCGCCAAGCTGATCGGCGGCGACCCCGAATCCGACATCGCCGTCATCCAGGTGGAGGCCAGCGATCTCACCGCCCTGCCCCTGGCCAACTCCGACCAGCTCAGCGTGGGCGATTTCGTGGTGGCCATCGGCAACCCCTTCGGCCTGGGCCAAACCGTCACCTCCGGCATCGTCAGCGCCCTGGGCCGCTCCGGACTCGGCATCGAAGGTTATGAGGACTTCATCCAGACCGACGCCTCCATCAACCCCGGCAACTCCGGCGGCGCCCTGGTCAACCTGCGCGGCGAGCTGATCGGCATCAACACCGCCATCCTCGCCCCCACCGGCGGCAACGTCGGCATCGGCTTCGCCATCCCCGTCAACATGGCGGCCGGCATCATGGACATGCTCATCAAGCACGGCGAAGTGCGCCGCGGCCTGTTGGGCGTGTCCGTGCAGGACATCACCCCGGACCTGGCCCAAGCCTTCGGCCTGCAGCAAACCCAAGGTGCCGTGGTCACCCGCGTCCAGCCCGATTCGCCCGCCGCCAAGGCCGGCTTGGAGCAAGGCGACGTGTTGCTGTCCATCAACGGCAAGACGGCGAAAAACAGCATGGACGTGCGCAACACCGTGGGCATGGTGCAGATCGGCGACAAGGTGGAAATCGAGGTGCTGCGCCGCGGCGACACCCTGACCCGCACCGCCACCATCGCCAAGCCGAAAAAAGTGTCCGAGGACGGCGGCAAGATCCATCCCGCCCTAGCCGGCACCGTGCTGGCCCCGACGCAAGGCAACGAAGGCGTGGAAGGCGTCGTCGTCGGCAAGATCCACTCCGCTTCCTATGCCTGGCAAGCGGGCCTGCGCCCCGGCGATGTGATCGTCGCCGCCAACAAGCGGCCGGTGCAAAGCTTGGACGACTTGGCCGCTGCGGCGGAAAAACGCAGCGAGCTGCTGCTCAACCTGCAACGGGGCGACAACAGCTTCTTCGTGGTGCTGCGGAGCAAGCGCTGA